The following are from one region of the Corylus avellana chromosome ca1, CavTom2PMs-1.0 genome:
- the LOC132167255 gene encoding putative B3 domain-containing protein At2g27410 isoform X1 → MGINQQAAAPSCFHDQEFFLWGFKNSRPCFSSTLRNFRAVGRNAWRAVEAMTGVLHTVSRVFPRTRRMRLLNPNDFKNEDVDPTKAAFDMLLEVAKVAARIYDQEQKGLKRSRGESSFQKKKKSKKEEKPKTRSKKSKPDMPTLPNPPPDLPEEFKNRIEAMGGRQVVLVIQKALYDTDLKKNNSRLSIPLRQIKGDFLGDDERESLAQQNELNVPFIEPSHKVNNMILRQWDMPKESGKTCSTYVLRTNWNEVSQENGLRPKDVVQVWSFRVDNEQKLCLALVVVSRRGGNEGGSSSHGRDGEGVGV, encoded by the exons ATGGGGATCAACCAGCAGGCAGCAGCCCCTTCTTGCTTTCATGATCAGGAGTTTTTCCTTTGGGGATTCAAGAACAGTAGGCCATGTTTTTCCTCAACGCTGAGAAACTTTAGAG CAGTTGGAAGGAATGCATGGCGTGCAGTTGAAGCCATGACGGGAGTACTTCACACAGTAAGCCGAGTCTTCCCGCG TACTAGAAGAATGAGGCTCTTGAACCCCAACGATTTCAAGAATGAGGATGTTGATCCAACCAAGGCTGCCTTTGATATGTTATTAGAGGTTGCTAAGGTTGCTGCTCGCATATATGACCAAGAACAAAAAGGCTTGAAGCGAAGCCGTGGCGAGAGTAgtttccaaaagaaaaagaaatctaaaaaggaagaaaaacccaaaacgaGATCGAAGAAGTCGAAGCCGGACATGCCAACCCTTCCAAACCCGCCGCCGGACTTGCCTGAGGAATTCAAGAATCGTATCGAGGCAATGGGGGGAAGGCAAGTGGTTTTGGTTATACAAAAAGCCCTCTATGACACTGATCTAAAGAAAAACAACAGCCGTTTATCCATACCTTTAAGACAGATCAAGGGGGATTTTTTGGGAGATGATGAGAGAGAATCTCTCGCACAACAGAATGAATTGAACGTTCCATTCATCGAGCCCTCACATAAGGTGAACAATATGATTTTGAGGCAATGGGACATGCCCAAAGAGTCGGGGAAAACATGCTCAACATACGTGTTGAGGACTAATTGGAACGAGGTTTCTCAAGAGAATGGACTCAGGCCGAAGGATGTGGTCCAAGTTTGGTCTTTTCGGGTTGACAATGAACAAAAACTCTGCCTGGCTCTTGTTGTGGTTAGCCGACGTGGTGGCAACGAGGGAGGAAGTAGCAGCCATGGGAGAGATGGAGAAGGAGTGGGGGTGTAG
- the LOC132167255 gene encoding putative B3 domain-containing protein At2g27410 isoform X2, whose amino-acid sequence MGINQQAAAPSCFHDQEFFLWGFKNSRPCFSSTLRNFRVGRNAWRAVEAMTGVLHTVSRVFPRTRRMRLLNPNDFKNEDVDPTKAAFDMLLEVAKVAARIYDQEQKGLKRSRGESSFQKKKKSKKEEKPKTRSKKSKPDMPTLPNPPPDLPEEFKNRIEAMGGRQVVLVIQKALYDTDLKKNNSRLSIPLRQIKGDFLGDDERESLAQQNELNVPFIEPSHKVNNMILRQWDMPKESGKTCSTYVLRTNWNEVSQENGLRPKDVVQVWSFRVDNEQKLCLALVVVSRRGGNEGGSSSHGRDGEGVGV is encoded by the exons ATGGGGATCAACCAGCAGGCAGCAGCCCCTTCTTGCTTTCATGATCAGGAGTTTTTCCTTTGGGGATTCAAGAACAGTAGGCCATGTTTTTCCTCAACGCTGAGAAACTTTAGAG TTGGAAGGAATGCATGGCGTGCAGTTGAAGCCATGACGGGAGTACTTCACACAGTAAGCCGAGTCTTCCCGCG TACTAGAAGAATGAGGCTCTTGAACCCCAACGATTTCAAGAATGAGGATGTTGATCCAACCAAGGCTGCCTTTGATATGTTATTAGAGGTTGCTAAGGTTGCTGCTCGCATATATGACCAAGAACAAAAAGGCTTGAAGCGAAGCCGTGGCGAGAGTAgtttccaaaagaaaaagaaatctaaaaaggaagaaaaacccaaaacgaGATCGAAGAAGTCGAAGCCGGACATGCCAACCCTTCCAAACCCGCCGCCGGACTTGCCTGAGGAATTCAAGAATCGTATCGAGGCAATGGGGGGAAGGCAAGTGGTTTTGGTTATACAAAAAGCCCTCTATGACACTGATCTAAAGAAAAACAACAGCCGTTTATCCATACCTTTAAGACAGATCAAGGGGGATTTTTTGGGAGATGATGAGAGAGAATCTCTCGCACAACAGAATGAATTGAACGTTCCATTCATCGAGCCCTCACATAAGGTGAACAATATGATTTTGAGGCAATGGGACATGCCCAAAGAGTCGGGGAAAACATGCTCAACATACGTGTTGAGGACTAATTGGAACGAGGTTTCTCAAGAGAATGGACTCAGGCCGAAGGATGTGGTCCAAGTTTGGTCTTTTCGGGTTGACAATGAACAAAAACTCTGCCTGGCTCTTGTTGTGGTTAGCCGACGTGGTGGCAACGAGGGAGGAAGTAGCAGCCATGGGAGAGATGGAGAAGGAGTGGGGGTGTAG
- the LOC132167190 gene encoding B3 domain-containing protein At2g31420-like, giving the protein MRLLNPNDFKNKDVDPTMSAIDMLSVAAEVAARIYDQEQKGLKRSRGGSSFQQKKKSKRKEEKPKTGSKRSKLDMPTLPNPPPDLPEEFRNRIEAMGGRQVVLVIQKALYDTDLKKNNSRLSIPLRQIEGDFLRDDERESLIQQNEMKVSFIEPSHKVNNMILRQWDMRKDSGKTCSQYVLRTFWNEVSQENGLGLKDVVQVWSFRVDNEQKLCLALVVVSRCGGNEGESSSHEARDGEGVGV; this is encoded by the coding sequence atgaggcTCTTGAACCCCAACGATTTCAAGAATAAGGATGTTGATCCAACCATGTCTGCCATTGATATGTTATCAGTGGCTGCTGAGGTTGCTGCTCGCATATATGACCAAGAACAAAAAGGCTTGAAGCGAAGCCGTGGCGGGAGTAGTTTCCAACAGAAAAAGAAGTCtaaaaggaaggaagaaaaacccaaaacgGGATCGAAGAGGTCGAAGCTGGACATGCCAACCCTTCCAAACCCTCCGCCGGACTTGCCTGAGGAATTCAGGAATCGTATCGAAGCAATGGGTGGAAGGCAAGTGGTTTTGGTTATACAAAAAGCCCTCTACGACACTGATCTAAAGAAAAACAACAGCCGTTTATCCATACCTTTAAGACAGATCGAGGGGGATTTTTTGAGAGATGATGAGAGAGAATCTCTCATACAACAGAATGAAATGAAAGTTTCATTTATCGAGCCCTCGCATAAGGTGAACAATATGATTTTGAGGCAATGGGACATGCGCAAAGACTCCGGGAAAACATGCTCACAATACGTGTTGAGGACTTTTTGGAACGAGGTTTCCCAAGAGAATGGACTCGGGCTGAAGGATGTGGTCCAAGTTTGGTCTTTTCGGGTTGACAATGAACAAAAACTCTGCCTGGCTCTTGTTGTGGTTAGCCGATGTGGTGGCAACGAGGGAGAAAGTAGCAGCCATGAAGCTAGAGATGGAGAAGGAGTGGGGGTGTAG
- the LOC132167203 gene encoding uncharacterized protein LOC132167203, whose product MPPSLPAAINHVLLQRGYSEPVFLAQKQLCLLDVRPENGRFLIPQREIQQQFLTEEEKTTLNNGGMIPITLMNSEFSENNLTLRKLAVHDMFVGGVTSSYLLIRNGWNQVVLQNGLQPSNIVRLWSCRTPGNDVFFVFDVERVQRDVSCLCARINHVLI is encoded by the coding sequence atgccGCCTTCCCTCCCTGCAGCGATCAACCACGTCCTTCTACAAAGGGGGTACTCGGAGCCGGTGTTCTTGGCTCAAAAGCAGTTGTGCTTGCTTGATGTAAGACCGGAAAACGGCCGCTTTCTGATCCCACAAAGAGAAATCCAACAACAGTTCTTGACCGAGGAAGAGAAGACAACACTGAACAATGGAGGTATGATTCCGATAACGCTAATGAATTCGGAGTTCTCGGAGAATAACTTGACTTTGAGGAAGTTGGCGGTGCACGACATGTTCGTTGGCGGCGTGACCTCATCGTACTTGTTGATCAGGAATGGCTGGAACCAAGTGGTTCTTCAGAATGGGTTGCAGCCCAGCAACATAGTGCGACTCTGGTCGTGCCGGACTCCTGGAAAcgatgtgttttttgtttttgatgtggAGAGAGTGCAGCGGGATGTTTCATGTTTATGTGCTCGAATAAATCATGtattaatttag
- the LOC132167334 gene encoding uncharacterized protein LOC132167334 isoform X2 codes for MAAAEAKAERQRTANHSFVQEDARRSPKFSCSPSSSSSKSESDGAPDNAANGPYHPPPTCIPDKPYSGPPTNIKWWLNLQPHVGPQKDFTYEQLNALETELEVLSSGFIHKTAKISEDHQSREKFCNQTVMKNNNNSSVEKPWEVSTTCKNNEHDTGMQEFKAVFGNDSQRTTHKKDLGEFWYLDDKFTGLDSFNCLVPEQAKRLSSDLGSNWVGAEKAEPWWRSAGQDGLASLVAQKSLEHIENCDLPRPLAKHFRKGPSTCTECFECDESLASSLDKMVDKGFSSLKNYTWENPTTDHSLQDSDQPFSIGNGTSKDEADDDPSKTKLLEALCHSQTRAREAEKAAQEAFADKEHIITLFFRQASQLFAYKQWLQLLQLENLYIQLKNKNQPISSLFPVVLPWVPHRGRQMKKGQQRAGKRKRGRQRNEIRKCAVAFALGLGLASAGLLLGWTMGWLFPPL; via the exons ATGGCTGCAGCAGAAGCAAAAGCAGAAAGGCAGCGCACAGCTAACCATTCCTTTGTCCAAGAAGATGCGAGGAGATCCCCCAAATTTTCTTGCTCcccatcatcttcttcctcaaaaTCAGAGTCTGATGGTGCACCTGATAATGCTGCAAATGGACCTTATCATCCCCCCCCAACTTGCATACCTGATAAACCATATTCCGGTCCACCAACCAACATTAAGTGGTGGTTGAACCTGCAACCGCACGTTGGGCCCCAAAAGGATTTTACATATGAACAGCTAAATGCCTTGGAGACTGAGCTTGAAGTTTTGAGTTCTGGATTTATTCATAAAACTGCAAAAATTAGTGAGGATCACCAATCCAGGGAAAAATTTTGTAATCAAACTGTtatgaaaaacaataataattctTCTGTGGAGAAACCTTGGGAGGTTTCTACCACTTGTAAAAATAATGAACATGATACTGGAATGCAAGAATTCAAGGCTGTTTTTGGTAATGATTCACAGAGAACTACTCATAAAAAGGACTTGGGGGAGTTCTGGTACTTAGATGATAAATTCACGGGCTTGGATTCTTTCAACTGCTTGGTCCCAGAACAAGCCAAGAGGCTTTCTTCTGATCTAGGATCCAATTGGGTGGGAGCTGAGAAGGCTGAGCCTTGGTGGCGCTCTGCTGGTCAAGACGGGTTGGCTTCCTTGGTTGCTCAGAAGTCACTTGAACATATTGAGAATTGTGATCTTCCCCGACCCCTGGCCAAGCATTTTAGGAAGGGGCCATCTACTTGTACAGAGTGTTTTGAATGTGATGAGAGTTTGGCTTCATCTTTAGATAAGATGGTTGATAAGGGATTCTCTAGTCTGAAGAACTATACCTGGGAAAACCCCACTACAGATCACTCACTCCAGGATTCAGACCAGCCTTTCAG TATTGGTAATGGTACAAGTAAGGACGAGGCAGATGATGATCCTAGCAAGACTAAATTGTTGGAGGCACTGTGTCATTCTCAAACACGAGCAAGGGAAGCTGAGAAAGCAGCACAGGAAGCCTTTGCTGATAAGGAGCACATTATCACGCTCTTTTTTCGACAGGCATCACAGCTCTTTGCTTATAAGCAGTGGCTCCAGCTGCTGCAGCTCGAGAATCTCTACATCCAGCTTAAGAACAAAAACCAACCAATTTCCAGTCTTTTTCCGGTTGTCTTACCTTGGGTTCCACACAGAGGCAGGCAAATGAAGAAGGGTCAGCAGAGGGCTGGAAAGAGAAAACGTGGTAGACAAAGGAATGAAATTAGAAAGTGTGCAGTTGCTTTTGCATTGGGGTTAGGTCTTGCCAGCGCTGGTTTGCTCCTTGGTTGGACCATGGGGTGGTTGTTTCCACCTCTTTAA
- the LOC132167334 gene encoding uncharacterized protein LOC132167334 isoform X1 has protein sequence MAAAEAKAERQRTANHSFVQEDARRSPKFSCSPSSSSSKSESDGAPDNAANGPYHPPPTCIPDKPYSGPPTNIKWWLNLQPHVGPQKDFTYEQLNALETELEVLSSGFIHKTAKISEDHQSREKFCNQTVMKNNNNSSVEKPWEVSTTCKNNEHDTGMQEFKAVFGNDSQRTTHKKDLGEFWYLDDKFTGLDSFNCLVPEQAKRLSSDLGSNWVGAEKAEPWWRSAGQDGLASLVAQKSLEHIENCDLPRPLAKHFRKGPSTCTECFECDESLASSLDKMVDKGFSSLKNYTWENPTTDHSLQDSDQPFSNSIGNGTSKDEADDDPSKTKLLEALCHSQTRAREAEKAAQEAFADKEHIITLFFRQASQLFAYKQWLQLLQLENLYIQLKNKNQPISSLFPVVLPWVPHRGRQMKKGQQRAGKRKRGRQRNEIRKCAVAFALGLGLASAGLLLGWTMGWLFPPL, from the exons ATGGCTGCAGCAGAAGCAAAAGCAGAAAGGCAGCGCACAGCTAACCATTCCTTTGTCCAAGAAGATGCGAGGAGATCCCCCAAATTTTCTTGCTCcccatcatcttcttcctcaaaaTCAGAGTCTGATGGTGCACCTGATAATGCTGCAAATGGACCTTATCATCCCCCCCCAACTTGCATACCTGATAAACCATATTCCGGTCCACCAACCAACATTAAGTGGTGGTTGAACCTGCAACCGCACGTTGGGCCCCAAAAGGATTTTACATATGAACAGCTAAATGCCTTGGAGACTGAGCTTGAAGTTTTGAGTTCTGGATTTATTCATAAAACTGCAAAAATTAGTGAGGATCACCAATCCAGGGAAAAATTTTGTAATCAAACTGTtatgaaaaacaataataattctTCTGTGGAGAAACCTTGGGAGGTTTCTACCACTTGTAAAAATAATGAACATGATACTGGAATGCAAGAATTCAAGGCTGTTTTTGGTAATGATTCACAGAGAACTACTCATAAAAAGGACTTGGGGGAGTTCTGGTACTTAGATGATAAATTCACGGGCTTGGATTCTTTCAACTGCTTGGTCCCAGAACAAGCCAAGAGGCTTTCTTCTGATCTAGGATCCAATTGGGTGGGAGCTGAGAAGGCTGAGCCTTGGTGGCGCTCTGCTGGTCAAGACGGGTTGGCTTCCTTGGTTGCTCAGAAGTCACTTGAACATATTGAGAATTGTGATCTTCCCCGACCCCTGGCCAAGCATTTTAGGAAGGGGCCATCTACTTGTACAGAGTGTTTTGAATGTGATGAGAGTTTGGCTTCATCTTTAGATAAGATGGTTGATAAGGGATTCTCTAGTCTGAAGAACTATACCTGGGAAAACCCCACTACAGATCACTCACTCCAGGATTCAGACCAGCCTTTCAG CAACAGTATTGGTAATGGTACAAGTAAGGACGAGGCAGATGATGATCCTAGCAAGACTAAATTGTTGGAGGCACTGTGTCATTCTCAAACACGAGCAAGGGAAGCTGAGAAAGCAGCACAGGAAGCCTTTGCTGATAAGGAGCACATTATCACGCTCTTTTTTCGACAGGCATCACAGCTCTTTGCTTATAAGCAGTGGCTCCAGCTGCTGCAGCTCGAGAATCTCTACATCCAGCTTAAGAACAAAAACCAACCAATTTCCAGTCTTTTTCCGGTTGTCTTACCTTGGGTTCCACACAGAGGCAGGCAAATGAAGAAGGGTCAGCAGAGGGCTGGAAAGAGAAAACGTGGTAGACAAAGGAATGAAATTAGAAAGTGTGCAGTTGCTTTTGCATTGGGGTTAGGTCTTGCCAGCGCTGGTTTGCTCCTTGGTTGGACCATGGGGTGGTTGTTTCCACCTCTTTAA